A stretch of Bos indicus x Bos taurus breed Angus x Brahman F1 hybrid chromosome 17, Bos_hybrid_MaternalHap_v2.0, whole genome shotgun sequence DNA encodes these proteins:
- the MIF gene encoding macrophage migration inhibitory factor, protein MPMFVVNTNVPRASVPDGLLSELTQQLAQATGKPAQYIAVHVVPDQLMTFGGSSEPCALCSLHSIGKIGGAQNRSYSKLLCGLLTERLRISPDRIYINFCDMNAANVGWNGSTFA, encoded by the exons ATGCCGATGTTCGTGGTGAACACCAACGTGCCCCGCGCCTCCGTGCCGGACGGGCTCCTCTCCGAGCTCACGCAGCAGCTGGCGCAGGCCACGGGCAAGCCGGCACAG TACATCGCGGTGCACGTGGTCCCAGACCAGCTCATGACCTTCGGGGGCTCCAGCGAGCCCTGCGCGCTCTGCAGCCTGCACAGCATCGGCAAGATCGGCGGCGCGCAGAACCGCTCCTACAGCAAGCTGCTGTGCGGCCTGCTGACCGAGCGCCTGCGCATTAGCCCGGACAG GATCTACATCAACTTCTGCGACATGAACGCGGCCAACGTGGGCTGGAACGGCTCCACCTTCGCCTGA